GGCGCTGGTGCTGCGGGAGGTCGCGACGGCGGCGGGCCCGCTGGGGTTCCAGCCGTCGACGAGCTTCGTGGGCGCGGTGGACGAGCGGGTGGACGAGCGGATCGCGCGGCACCTGCTGGCGGCGCTGCGGGAGGGGTTGTCGAACGCGTCGCGGCATGCGGGGGCGGGGGCGGTGGGGGTGGTGGTCGACGCGACGGCGGAGCTGCCGGACGGGCGGGACGCGGTGCGGCTGACGGTGGCGGACGACGGGCAGGGGCTGCCGCCGGACGCGGACGGACGGCGGAGCGGGCTGCGGAACATCGAGCGCCGGGCGGAGGAACTGGGCGGGCAGGCGACGTACGGGCCGGGGCTGGGGGACTGCGGCGGGGGGACGTCCCTGATCTGGGAGGTCCCGCTGACGGCCCCGGCCGGCGAGCCGGGCGGCGGCCCGGGGGCGGCGGGGGCGGCCGCGGCGTAGAGGACCGGGGGCGGAGCAGCGCCCGCGCGGGAGAGCGCCGCTCTCGGTCCGGAGCAGTGCTCTCCCTCACAGCCCGTGCAGCAACTGCTCGATGACCACCGCCACCCCGTCGTCCTCGTTCGCCGCCGTGCGGTACGTCGTCGCCGCCAGGACCTCCGGGTGGGCGTTGGCCATCGCGTACGACCTGCCCGCCCACGTCAGCATCTCGAGGTCGTTCGGCATGTCGCCGAAGGCGACGACCTCCGCCGCCCCGATCCCCCGCGCCTCGCAGTAGCGCTCCAGCGTGCTCGCCTTGCTCACGCCCAGCCCGCTCACCTCCAGCAGCGCGCTCGACGTCGACCGGGTGAACTCCCCGTGCCCCGCCGCCCCCGACCGCGCCGCGTGCAGGAACTCGTCCGCGCCCAGGCGCGGGTGGTACGCCAGCAGCTTCAGCAGCGGGTCCCCCGCCCGCTCCCCGTCCTCCGCCAGCAGCCTCTCCACCGGTGCTATCGGCCCCGTCCCCCGGTGCAGCGGATACTCCGGTTCGCGGCCGAAGCCGCCCGTGTACTCCACCGCGAACGCCGTACCCGGCGCGATCGTCCGCAGCACACCGACCACCGCCACCGCGTCGGCCAGCGGCAGCGGGCAGACCTCCGCCAGTTCGAGCCCGCGGTGCAGGTCGACCACCGCGGCGCCGTTGGCGCAGATCGCCATCCCGTGCCCGTGCACGTGCTCGGCGACCACGCCCATCCACCGCGCCGGCCGCCCCGTGACGAACACCACCGCCAGCCCCGCCTCCTCCGCCGCGGCCAGCGCGGCGACCGTGCGGTCGGAGACGGTCTGGTCGTTCCGCAGCAGGGTCCCGTCGAGGTCCGTGGCGATGAGCCGGGGACGGAAGTCGGAGGCGGAGACGGAGGCGGAGGCGGAGGGGGCGGCGGGGGAGGTCGGGGCAGCGGCGTCGGTCACCCGGCCATCATCGCGTACGGCCCGCGAGGACCGTACAGGCGTACGGACAGCCACCACCCCCGCCACCGCTCACGAACCGCCCGCCCCGCGCCGCCTGCTGCCGCCTGCCGCCTGCCGCCTGCCGCCTCACCCCACCGCCTCCAGCACGTCACGCACCACGGGCCCCGCGTCCCCCGACCCGCTCTCCGCGTCCTCCACCACGCACGCCACCGCCACCCCGTCGCGGTACGCCACCAGCCACCCGTTGTTCGGCCCCGTCGCCGTCACCTCGGCCGTCCCCGTCTTCGCCCCCACGTCCCCCGGGAGCCCGGCCAGCACCTGCGCGCTGCCCTCCGTCACCGTGTCCCGCATCAGCGCCCGCAACTGCTCCACGACCCCCTCCGGCAGCTCCTCGGCCGAAGCCGACGGCTCCTGCCCCGCCACGATCACCGGCTGCCGGAACGTCCCCGTCGCCGCCGTCGCCGTGACCGACGCCATCACCAGCGGGTTCGCCCGCAGCCGCCCCTGCCCGAAGAGCGACGCGGCCTTCTCCGTCTCGTCCCCCGGCACGGGCACCTCCCCGTCGAACGACGGCACCCCGGTGCTCCACTCCTCCCCGATCCCGAAGTACCGCTCCGCGAAGTCCGTCATCTCCTCGTCGCCGAGCGAGCCGCGCAGCGCGACGAAGGCGGTGTTGCAGGAGTGGATGAAGTCCTCGCGGAAGGTCGCGCCGGGTATCTCGGAGGTCTCCACGTTGTGGAACTGCTTCCCGACCGTCAGGTACTTCGGGCAGTCCACCGTCGTCTCCGGGGTGACCGCGCCCTTGTTCAGCAGCGCGGCGGTCGTCAGGACCTTCCAGGTCGAGCCGGGGGCGTACGTGCCCTGGAAGGCCCGGTTGAAGCCCGCGGCCGGCGAGTTGGCCGCGGCCAGCACCTCGCCGCTGTCCATGTCGAGCGCGACGAGCCCGGCGTTGCGGCCGCCGGCGTGCCGCTCCATCGCCGCCTCCGCGGCGCCCTGCAGCTCCGGGTCGACCGTCGTGCGCAACGTCCCGTCCCCCGGGTCCCGCCGCGGCCCGAAGCGCGCCTCCGTGCTCCGTACGTCCCCCGAGTGCCGGTCGACGACCTGCACCGCGCCCTGCGGCTGCCCGCCGCCGAGACCCAGCACGCCCGCCAGCGACGGGTGATCGGCGGCGGAGACGGCGCCCCCGTCGCGGTCGACGGCGTCCAGTTCCTCCGACTCCTCGCGCACCAGCCGGAACTTCTCCGTCTCCGTCAGCTTCGGGTGCACCGCCCCGAGCTCCCACCGCACCCGCCACTGTCCGCCGTCCTCGCGGACCAGCGGCAGCGTCGCCTCGTACGTCCAGGTGCCGAGGCCGCGTACGGGCATCTTCGCGGTGTACGCCACCTCCGCCCCGTTGTCGCCGTCGGCCCGGGCCCGGCCGGCCGTCAGCTTCGGCTTCGCGATCTCCAGGCCCTCCGTGAAGCTCGACAGGATCCGCTCCGCCTCGGCCGGCGAGTCCGTCAGCCGGGCCGCCGCCTTCATCTCCCCCGCCGACCAGCCGCCGAGGAACCGCTCGGCGGTCCGCCGCGCCTCCGGGTCCGCGGGCCCGCCGCCGTCCGCGCCGCTGTCGAGCGGCCCGGCGGTCGCCGCCCAGTACCCGCCGCCGGCCAGCACCACCGCCACCGCGGCGAGCACCGGACCGCGCCGCCTGCGCCGTCGCGCGCGCGGGCGGTGTTCCGGCACGTCGTCGTACGGATCGGCCCCGTACACGCCGACGCCGTACCCGTCCGCCCCGTACGGATCCCTCGGTCCGTCCCCGTACCCCACCCCATGTCCTGTCATGCCGGACAGCAGATCAGCCCCCGGGCGGTCCAGTCCAAGACCAATATCTTCATCGATCCGATAGGCGATTGACTATCCTCACTGCTCATGGACCTCCTCCGGCATCTGCGCTACTTCAGGGCGGTCGCCGAGGAACGCCACTTCGGCCGCGCCGCCGAACGGCTGCGCATCGCGCAGCCGTCGCTCTCCCAGCGCATCCGCCGGCTGGAGCGCGAGCTGGGCGTGCGGCTCTTCGACCGCGGCAGCCAGGGCACGGCGCTGACGCCCGCCGGCCGGCTCGTGCTGGCCGAGGCCGACCAGGTGCTGGCCGCGGCGGACCGGCTGGCGGCGGCGGTGGCGCGGATCGGGAGCGGTGCGGCCGGTACGCTGCGCGCGGCCGTACCGCCGCACCTGGGCCCCGCGGCCGTCGCCGCGCTCATCACCGGGTACCGCGAGCGCTCCCCGGGCGGCGAGCTGGAGCTGCGCGAGCTGACCACCACCGCGCAGGCCCGCGAACTGGCCGCCGGCACGCTCGACGCGGGCGTCGTACGGCACCCGTGCCCCGCACCCGGCCTCGCCTTCGGGCCCGTACTCCACCAGCCGCTCGGCGTGCTCCTCGCCGCCACCGACCCGCTCGCCGCGGTCGAGCGGCTGACCGCGGCCGACTTGAGCGGGCGCGCGCTGGTCCTCACGCCGCGGGCGGACGATCCCGCGCTCTACGACGAGGTCCTCACCGCCTGCGCCCGGCACGGCTGCACGCCCGCCGCCGTCCACGAGGCGTCCGGCGGCGACTTCACCCGCGCCCTCGTCCTCTCCACCGCCCCGGCCGCCCCGGCCGCCCCGGCCCACGCCGAAGCACCGGCGGCACCCGGCACGCAGACGGCACCCGAAGCCCCCGCCACCCCCGGCGGCGCCGTCGCCCTGCTGCCCCGTACCACCGCGGGCCCCGGTACGGTGTGGCGCCCGCTGGCCGGTGAGCCGATCGGCTGGCGTACGTCCGCGGCGTGGCCGGCGGACGGCCACAACCCGGCCGTGGCCCGCTTCGCGGAGGCCGCCCACGAGGCGATGCGCGACCACGCCGGCATGCGCCCCGCCCGCGCCGCGGCCGTCCACCCCCGCCCCGCATCGGAGTTCCCGCTGTGACCCCGCCCGAGCCGCCTCCCGCGCAACCGCCGCCGCCCCCGGAGCGCCCCGGCCCTCCGCGCCCCCCGGACGTCCCCGCGCCCCCCGGCTCCCGTACACCGGCCGCCCACCGCACCGCCAGGTCGCGCATCCGCCGGGTGTTCGCGGAGGCCGGCGTCACCGGCCAGCTCCACGCGCGCGACATCGACACCGGCGCCGAACTAGCCGTGGCCGCCGACACCCCGGTCAGCACGGCCAGCGTGCACAAGGTGTGCCTCCTGGCCACCCTCTACCGCGAGGCCGAGCACGGCCGCGTCGACCTCACCGCCGCCGTCGACGTCCCCGCCGGCGGCCGCACCCCCGGCCCGACCGGGCTGGGCGCGATGCGCGACGCCGCCCGCCTCTCGCTCCGCGACCTGGCCGTCCTCGCGGTCTCCGTCAGCGACAACACCGCCGCCGACGTGCTGTGGGACGCCGTCGGCATCGAGGCCGTCAACCGCACCATGACCGCCCTGGGCCTGACCCGTACCACCGCCGTGCAGAAGGTCCGCGACCTCTACGCCGCACTCGCCGAGGACGCCGGCCCCGCCGGCGCCCCCGCGCTCCTCGACCCCGCCCGCGTCGCCCGCCTCCGCGCCCTCGACCCGGCCCGTACGAACCGCTCCACCCCGCGCGAACTCACCGCGCTCCTCACGGCCGTCTGGCGCGACGAGGTGTGCACCGGCGCGTACGCCGCCGATCTGCGCCGCACGCTGGGCACCCAGGCGTGGGGGCACCGGCTGGCGTCCGGGTTCCCCTTCGACGACGTACGCGTCAGCGGGAAGACGGGCACGCTGCCGACGCTGCGGCACGAGATCGGCGTCGTTGAGTACCCGGACGGGGGCCGCTACGCGGTCGCCGTCTGCACCCGCGCGGCGGCGACCGCGGTGACGCTCCCGGCGGCCGACGCGGTGATCGGCACCGCGGGCCGCCTGGCGGTGGACGCGCTGCGGGCCCCGTGAGCGGATCAGGCGCCGGGTCCCCGACGGGCCGTCAGGCGCCCGTCTACACGCTCAACTGCGCCGGCGCCTCCGTGGCGATGCGCTCGAAGACGCGCTCGTCGGCGGCGAAGACCGAGTCCGGGACGGGCCAGTGGAGCACGATCTCGGTGAAGCCGAGGGCCGCGTGCCTGCCGGCGAAGTCGACGAAGGCGTCGAGGGAGTCGAGCGGCCGGTCCGGGGTGAAGCCGGCGAGCAGCACCTTCTCCATCGCCGCGGTGTCCCGCCCGACCGCGGCCCCCGCCTCGGCGAGCCGGGCGATCTGGGCGCGGATGGCGGCCAGGGAGTCGGCGGCGGTGCCGGTCGCGGAGGTCTGCGGGTCGCCGGTCGTCACCCACGACTGCCCGTACCGCGCGGCAAGCCGCATCCCGCGCGGGCCGGTCGCCGCCACGGCGAACGGCAGCCGCGGCCGCTGTACGCACCCGGGGATCATCCGCACCTCGTGCGCCGAGTAGTACGTGCCCGCGTACGACGTGGTGTCCTGCGTCAGCAGCGTGTCCAGCAGCGGTAGGAACTCCCCGAACCGCTCCGTCCGCTCCCGCCCCGCCCACGGCTGCTGCCCCAGCGCGGTCGCGTCGAACCCGGAGCCCCCGGCGCCGATCCCGAGGATCATCCGCCCGCCCGACACGTCGTCGAGCGAGATCAACTCCTTGGCGAGCGTGACCGGATGCCGGAAGTTCGGCGAGGTCACGAGCGTGCCGAGGCGCAGCCGGGAGGTCGCGCAGGCGGCGGCGGTCAGGGTCGGCAGGGCACCGAACCAGGGCCCGTCGCGAAACGTCCGCCACGACAGGTGGTCGTAGGTGTACGCGGCGGAAAAGCCCAGCTCCTCCGCCCGCTGCCATTGCGCACGGCCGCCGGAGTGCCACCGCCGGACGGGCAGGATCAGGGTGCTCAGTCGCATACCGCGACCCTACGGCCTGCGTTGCGCGGCCGCAGGGTCGCGGCGGAGGGCTGTGGCGGGCTGTTGCGGGCCTGGGTGGGTCAGCAGCCGCCGCAGTTGTAGTACGTCACGTCCCAGTGGTTGCCCTCGCGGGCGTAGATGTTGCCGGAGCCGGACCGGTACATCGGCGCGCCGTCTCCGCGGACGCCGATGTAGGCGAAGTTGCCGGTGACGTAGTTGTTGACGCAGGTGCTGAGGGAGTAGTCGAGCTTGTAGCCGTTCCAGTGGCTGTAGGTGCCGCCGGCGTGGCCGGTCTCGGTGCCGCCGGTGATGTTCAGGGCGCAGCCGCTCGCGGACTTGAGCGTCTGCGCGCCCTGGGCGGAAGCGAGGTTGAGCTGCTCGAAGGAGGTGCAGGTGGGGTTGTTGCGGTCGGAGCAGCCGCCGGAGGACGACCAGGTGATGCCGGAGGACCGGAACATCGACGTGGCCTGGGAGTGGCTGATCTTCGTGACCAGGGGTGCGGCGGGCGCGGCGGCCACGGTGGGCGCGGCGGGCGCCGCCTGGGCGGGGGCGGCCGCCAGGCCCACCGAGGCGCCGGCGACGAGGGCGAGGGCGGTGAGTGCGGAACGTACGCGCATGTGGAACCTCCTGCTGGTGCGGGGGAATTGTGGGGGTCTTGCTGAGCAGGTGGTACACCGCAGGATGATGCCCGATGTCTACGCGCGTCGCCAGAGGGCGCGGGGCGGGGAGACGGGGAACTTCGCGCGGAGCGGACGCGTCTGTTTCCGGCGGGGTGGTGTGGGGCGTGGGCAGGGTGGAGGGTGACGAGACGGGTGGTGGCGTGGAGGTGAGAAGGGACGGTGACGGCGCGGGCGGTGACGGCGCGGGCGGTGACGGCGTGGGGGTAGCGGCGCGCCGCGGTACGGGGACCGGGCTGGGCGGGTGCGCGCTCGCGCTGTTCGGGGCGGTCGTCGCGCCGCTCGCGTGGGCGCCGCGGGCGGCGGTGAGCGTACGCGGCGGGTTCGAGGGGCACGCGCGCGACTTGAGCGTGCTCTACGTCGACCTGCCCCTCGTCGTCCTCGGCGGCGCGCTGCTGCCGCCGGGGGTCTGGGCGCTGGGGCTGCGGTGGGTGGGGCGGCCGTGGGTGGCGGCGGTGGCGGCCGTGGTGGCGCTGGGGCTGGGGGTGTGGGGGCTCACGGAGTGGTGGTCGCCGCGGCGGGCGCCCGACCCCGGGTACGGGCCGGGGATCTGACGTCGCGTACCCGGGGTGGGGGGCGGGGTGCCGGCTGCGGGGCGCCGGTTGTTCAGACGAGGACGCCGGTGAGGGGGTCGTAGCGCAGGAGCGTGAAGTCGTTGTCCGCCGGGTCGCTCAGGCCGTGGGTGCGGACGGTCATGATGCCGACGCGATAGCGGTCCTCGGTCGCGACGCGCAGCCAGGGGCTGCCGTCGCGTACGACCGTGACCTCCTCGATCAGCGATCCGTCCCGGCCCGCGGCGAGGGCGTAGACCGGGCCGGCGGGCGGGGCGATGTCGATGCCGCCGTCCTCGCGGATGGTCATGGTCGCGACGAGTTCGCCGCGGCCGCCGTTGGCGTCGCCGGCGAAGTCGTAGAGGCGGGCCGGGTCGCCGACGTAGTGGCGCAGGCGGCCGAGGCCGGTGACGTCCATGCCGTTGTAGAAGTTCTTCGCCTCGGCGTCGAGCCAGAAGTGGGTGTTGTGGGTGGGGGAGTCGAAGTCGCTGCCGGAATTGTAGGAGATGTGCCAGTGGGGCGGGTTGTCGGCGTGCAGGGTGTTGTTCGTCTCGAAGCCGGCGACGAACCAGCGGTGGCCCTTCGCCGCCGCGGTGGCCTTCAGGCCGGAGTCGACGAGGATGCGGTGGGCGGCGACGAGCTGGTGGAGCTGGGAGCGGGCCTGGTTGGCGGGCCACGCGACCGTGGTCCAGGGTCCCGCGACGCGGTCGGGGTCGTTGTGGTCGAGCTTGTAGTACATCCCCGGGGATATGTCGGGGTGGCTCCAGATCTGCAGGGTGGGCTGGTTGGCGTCGGCGGAGGACTGGGTGACGGGGAGGGTGAAGGCGAAGCGGTGGCGGTCGGCGCGGTCGCGTCTGAGACGCAGCCGGGTGTCCATGTGGACGACGGCGGCAACGGTGACGCCGGGCCAGCGGACGGAGACCTCGATGCCGTCGGGGGCGGCGGGGCCGCGGACGAAGGAGTAGTACTCGGCGCGGCTGGCGACGTGGTAGCGGTCGCCGGGCACGAACTCGTAGCCGTCGGGGAGCGTCACCTCGGGCACGGCGGGGTCGCCGGGGCGGAGGCGCACGAGGCGGAAGGCGGCGTACGCGACGGCGGCACCGGCGGCGGGTGCCGATTCGGCGGTGCCGGCTACGGGTTCGGCGGCGGCGGAGTGGGGCAGCGCCAGGGCGAGGCCGGAGGCGGAGGCCCCGGCGACCAGGGCGCGGCGGCTCAACGTGCTCATGCGGGATCCCTCTCGGTCGGATGCGCGACGCGGGCCAGCTTGCAGGGTCTCGGGGCCCGCAGACTTTCTGTCCCGCAACGGGCAGTTGAACCCGGGCGACCGGCTGGCTCTCCCCGGCCCGGTCGCTACGCCGCGCGGTCGCTACGCCGCGCGGTCGCTACGCCGCCGGGTCCTCGTCTCCGTCCACGTACCGCAGCACTCCCCACATCGCGTCCTCGCCGCCGTCCTGCGGCCCGTGGCCGCGGCAGGCGTCGAGTTCCTTGCGTACGGCGTCGGCGTCGATCCCCGCGCCGATCAGCACCAGCCGCGTGACCCGTTCCTCGCCGCTGCCCCAGGGGGCGGGCCGGAAGCGCAGGAACCGGCCGACGGCGTGCAGCCCGTACTTCTGCGGGTGGCCGGGGACGCCGAAGTGGACGAAGCCCTTGACGCGGTAGAGGCCGGCGGGGCGGGTGTCGAGGAAGTCCAGCAGGCGGCGCGGGCTGACGCGCCGGTCGGTGGTGAACTCGACGCTCTCGTACGCCGCGTGGAGATGCGCGCCGTGGTCGTCGCCGGTGCACTCCCCGGCCGCCAGGTCGGCGAAGGAGAGCTGGCGGTGGCGGGGCGCCGCGGCGCCGGGGGCGTCGTCGCCCCGCGGGTCGAAGAAGAGCTCGGGATCCACGCGCCCGTACGCCGTCGCCACCACGGGGGTGCCGGGGGCCAGCTCTCCGATCGCCTCGTGGAGACGGCGGCGTTCCGCGTCGTCGATCCGGTCGGTCTTGTTGAGCACGACGAGGTCGGCGACGGCGAGGTGGCGGTCGATCTCGGGGTGCCGCTCGCGGGTCGCGGCGAACTCGGCACCGTCCACGACCTCGACCAGCCCTCCGTACACGATGCGGTCGTTCTCGCTGGCCAGCACCATGCGGACGAGTTCCTGCGGCTCGGCGAGGCCGCTGGCCTCGACCACGATGACGTCGATCCTGCCCGTGCCGGCGAGCCGGTCGAGGTAGGCGTCGAGTTCGGAGGTGTCGACGGCGCAGCACAGGCAGCCGTTGCCGAGGGAGACCATCGAGTCGACCTGGCCGGCGACGGCCATGGCGTCGATCTCGATGCTGCCGAAGTCGTTGACGACGGCGCCGATCCGGGTGCCGGTGCCGTTGCGCAACAGCCCGTTGAGGAGGGTGGTCTTGCCAGAGCCGAGAAAACCCGCGAGGACGACCACGGGGATCCGTCCGCTGCCCACCAGCCACCCTCCCGGCGCCGTCCGCTCTCTGCCGGCGTCCAGCGTAGAGGGCGGGACCGTCAGCCGTAGCGCTCGATACGGGCCTGGGCGGGCGGGAACGGCGACTGCGCCGTGGTGCCCGCCGACCAGAAGCCGGCCGTGCCGGGTATGGGCGCGAGGGCGGACATCACGGGGGTGGTGCCCTGGGCGGCTACGGGGCCGCGCTCGCTGGTCCAGGCGGTGCCGTCCCAGCGGAGGTAGTGGGCGCTGGTGCCGTCCCAGAAGTCCCAGCCGGCGATGAGGGCGGGGCCGCCGGCGGCGTCGGGCGCGATGGCGCCGAGGGAGCCGACGGTGAAGGGGGCGGCGATGTCGCTCCACGCCGTGCCGTCGTAGTGGCGCAGGACGACGCTCGGCGGCTTGCCGGGCGGGCCGCCGGCGCCGTAGTCGTGGCCGGTGAGCCAGATGTCGTCGGGGGCGACGGGGAGCAGGTCGGTGACGGACAGGCGCAGCCCGGCGAGCCGGGGCAGGACGAGCCACGAGCGGTCGTCGTAGCGGGCGACGACGACGTCACCGGAGACCCAGGTGGCACCGGCGCGGTCGACGTGGACGTTCCACAGGCTGGGGACGGAACCGTCGTCGGTGGGCAGCGGCGGCGACCAGCTCCAGCGGGTGCCGGCCGCGTCGCCGGAACGCAGTACGCGGGAGGCGCCGTCGCGGGTGCCGGAGATCCGGACGGTGCCGTCAGGCGCGACGGCGACGGCCCACAACTCCGTACCGGACTCGCCGCGTCCGGGGAAGTCGTGCTCGCGCCAGGTGGCGCCGTCCCAGGCGAGGAGGTGGTCGGCACCGGCCCGGTCGTACGCCACGGCCCACGCCGCGACCGCCGCGCCCGCGGGGGCGGCGGCGACGTTGCGGATGCTGCCGGCGAAGGCGAGGTGCGAGACATCGGTGGCCTGCCAGCCGGAGCCGTCCCAGGCACGGGCGACCGGCCGGCCGGACGTCGAGCCGCTACGGGCCTCCTCGCCCACGGCCCACGCGAGATCGGGCCCCGCGGCGGCAACGGCGCTGAGCAGGACGGCGGGCGCCCCGGCCGGTACGGGAACCTCCCGCCAGGCGGCCCGGGGTCCCGCACCGCGGCCGGACCGGCCGTCGGTGGGTGCGGGGGCGGTGGCGGCGGCGTGGCCGTGGCCTGCGGCGGTGAGGCCGAGGCCGGTGGCGGCGGTCGTGGCGGCTAACCCGCTGACAAAGCTGCGTCTGCGCATGGGTGTTCTCCTCCCGTGGACGGCCGACCCAGAGTGACCCGCGAGTAACCCGTGGTCAACCCCCGTATCCGGCCGCGCCGTCCTCCCCGGCCCCGCTCCCCGCCAGGGTGTCCATGCGGCGCTTGTGGACCTCCCGTTCGGTCGCCGAGGTGACGAACTCCGCCATCGCCGCCGGGCCCACGAGATCGCGGACCGCCGCCACCGTGGCCGCCGGCAGGCTCAGCGGGACCGTCGCCGGGGCGGCGGCCTGGGGCTGGGGCGGTCCTGCGAGGTGCTCGTGGAGCTGGCGCGTGGCCAGGGTGCGCATCGCGCGGGCCAGCTCCGCGTCCATCGTCTGCTGCGCCAGCGGCCGCAGCCGCCGGACGAGCCCCGCGGCCTCGGTCGCCTCCGCGTCCGACGGAGGGTGGTCGAGGTAGCGCTGGAAGACGTGCTCGGCGGTGAAGTCGAGCAGGCCCGCCGCTATCTCCTCCACCCGCAGCCGCAGCTCACGCAGTTGACCGGTGATGGCGGGGAACGGGACGCCCGCCGCGTGCAGTTCCGCGGCGACCGTGAGCTGCTGCGGGCTGGGCACGAGGAACATCTCCGGCTCGCCCGGCACCCGCTCCAGCACGCCCAGCTCGACGGCCTCCTCGACCGCGGACTCGTCCGCCGCCCCGCCGAACAGCTCCTCCAGCTCCGCCCGGCTCAACTGCCCGGACACCTCGTCGGTCCACGGCCCCTGCACCTCGGCGACCAGGCCCAGCACACCGCCGAGCCCCCGGCCCTCGTCCCACGCCTCCAGCAGCTCCTTGATGGACGCCAGGGTGTAGCCGCGGTCGAGGAGGCCGGCTATCTGCCGCAGCCGGGCGAGGTGTTCCTCGCCGTAGACGTTGGTACGCCCGCGCCGCTCCGGCCGGGGCAGCAGCCCGCGGTCGGCGTACGCGCGGATGGTGCGTACGGTCGTGCCGCTGGCGTGCGCCAGCCCCTCGATCCGGTACTCACCGGCCGTCTGCTCCTCCAGCACCGCTCGCCTGCCCCTCGGCCCGTCCCCCGGCCCGCCCGCCGCCGCGGCGGGCCCTCTTGGGAGGGATGGTACGGCCGGCGCGTACACCGGAGGCTCCAGCCGGCCGAACGAGACCTGGTGCGACGTGCTCGCGCCGTTCTCCGCGGGCGGGGGGCGTGCTTCGGTGCTCATGATGCGGCTCCTGGAGGGCAGAGGGAGGTGGCCGGTTGGTGGGTGGACGACGGGCGCCGGACCGCGCTAGATCTCCGGCTCCACCCGGGCTATCGCCCGCAGCGCCCGCGGCGCGAACCGCGCCAGCAGCCGCGAGCCCCGCGCCTCCGGCGTGACCGGCACCACCGCCTGGTTACGCGCGACCGCCCGCAGTACGGCGTCCGCGACCTTCTCCGCCGGGTAGTTCCGCTTCCCGTACCAGCGGTGCGCGCTCTTCCGCCGCCTCCGCTCCTCCTCCTCGGAGACGCCCGCGAACCGGGTGGTGACCGTGATGTCGGTGTGCACGAAGCCCGGGCAGACGGCCGAGACGCCGATCCCCTGCCCCGACAGCTCCGCGCGCAGGCACTCCGAGAGCATGAGCACCGCGGCCTTCGACGTGGCGTACGCGGGCAGGGTCCGCGACGGCGCATAGGCGGCGGCCGAGGCGGTGTTGACGATGTGCCCGCCCTGGCCGCGCTCGGCCATCTGCCTGCCGAAGAGCCGGCAGCCGTGGATGACGCCCCACAGGTTGACGTCCAGCACCCGGCGCCAGTCCGCCGTCGAGGTGTCGAGGAACGGGCCGGAGAGACCGATCCCGGCGTTGTTCACCAGCACGTCCACCACCCCGTACGCAGCGGCGACCCGCTCGGCGAACTTCTCCATCGCCTCCTCGTCCGCGACGTCCACGGCCTCGGGCCACGCCTCCGCCGCGCCGATCATCCGGCACAGTTCGGCGGTCGTGGCCGCGCCCTCGGCGTCGGTGTCCGCCGCCACGATCCGCGCGCCGGCCTCCGCGAAGGCGAACGCGGTGGCCCGGCCGATGCCGCTGCCCGCGCCGGTGATCAGCACCAGCCGCCCGCCGAACCGGTCCGCGTACGGCCCGTCGGGGACGATCTCCGCCGCCGGCGTGCCGTCCTCGTGCGCGAGGACGAACTCCCCGATCCACGCGGCGAGCTGGTCGGGCCGGGTGCGCGGGACCCAGTGCCGGGCGTCGATCGTGCGCCGCAGCAACTGCGGCACCCAGCGGTCCAGGTCGTCGTAGAGGCTGGGCGAGAGGAAGGCGTCGCCGGCGGGGGTGATGAGCTGCACCGGAGCGTGCGCGTAGGCGTCGGCGCGGGGGCGGCGCAGCCGGGCGCGGACGTTGTCCCGGTAGAGCCAGGCGCCGTGCGCCGCGTCATCGCCCAGAGAGGCCGTGGGATAGCCGTCGCCGGGGACCTTCTCCAGCCGCCGCAGGATGGCCGGCCAGCGCGCGCCGAGCGGACCGCGCCAGGCCAGCTCGGGCAGGACGGGGGTGTGCAGCAGGTACACGTACCAGGACTTGGCGGTCTGGCCGAGCAGTTGGCCGGCCCGCC
The Streptomyces sp. CNQ-509 DNA segment above includes these coding regions:
- a CDS encoding GTP-binding protein, translated to MGSGRIPVVVLAGFLGSGKTTLLNGLLRNGTGTRIGAVVNDFGSIEIDAMAVAGQVDSMVSLGNGCLCCAVDTSELDAYLDRLAGTGRIDVIVVEASGLAEPQELVRMVLASENDRIVYGGLVEVVDGAEFAATRERHPEIDRHLAVADLVVLNKTDRIDDAERRRLHEAIGELAPGTPVVATAYGRVDPELFFDPRGDDAPGAAAPRHRQLSFADLAAGECTGDDHGAHLHAAYESVEFTTDRRVSPRRLLDFLDTRPAGLYRVKGFVHFGVPGHPQKYGLHAVGRFLRFRPAPWGSGEERVTRLVLIGAGIDADAVRKELDACRGHGPQDGGEDAMWGVLRYVDGDEDPAA
- a CDS encoding MerR family transcriptional regulator — protein: MLEEQTAGEYRIEGLAHASGTTVRTIRAYADRGLLPRPERRGRTNVYGEEHLARLRQIAGLLDRGYTLASIKELLEAWDEGRGLGGVLGLVAEVQGPWTDEVSGQLSRAELEELFGGAADESAVEEAVELGVLERVPGEPEMFLVPSPQQLTVAAELHAAGVPFPAITGQLRELRLRVEEIAAGLLDFTAEHVFQRYLDHPPSDAEATEAAGLVRRLRPLAQQTMDAELARAMRTLATRQLHEHLAGPPQPQAAAPATVPLSLPAATVAAVRDLVGPAAMAEFVTSATEREVHKRRMDTLAGSGAGEDGAAGYGG
- a CDS encoding SDR family oxidoreductase, with protein sequence MSEWGGVAVRERWVRTGGVELCVAELGDAGQPTVVLLHGYPDSKEVWSQVASRLAERCHVVLYDVRGHGRSTAPKPLKGGFTLEKLTDDFTAVLDAVSPDRPVHLVGHDWGSVQGWEFTTVERTEGRIASFTSLSGPSLDHFGHWINGRLRRPTPRRAGQLLGQTAKSWYVYLLHTPVLPELAWRGPLGARWPAILRRLEKVPGDGYPTASLGDDAAHGAWLYRDNVRARLRRPRADAYAHAPVQLITPAGDAFLSPSLYDDLDRWVPQLLRRTIDARHWVPRTRPDQLAAWIGEFVLAHEDGTPAAEIVPDGPYADRFGGRLVLITGAGSGIGRATAFAFAEAGARIVAADTDAEGAATTAELCRMIGAAEAWPEAVDVADEEAMEKFAERVAAAYGVVDVLVNNAGIGLSGPFLDTSTADWRRVLDVNLWGVIHGCRLFGRQMAERGQGGHIVNTASAAAYAPSRTLPAYATSKAAVLMLSECLRAELSGQGIGVSAVCPGFVHTDITVTTRFAGVSEEEERRRRKSAHRWYGKRNYPAEKVADAVLRAVARNQAVVPVTPEARGSRLLARFAPRALRAIARVEPEI